The segment CAATAATGAAAATGGTCGTTCGATTGCTAATACACTAGAAAGTAATGCTAAAGGTCAGCTATTTGATGCAACGCTGCCGATGAGCGAACGTGACCTTCGTAATACTTATCAATCACTCGGTAGCGATATGTACCTTAATGCGAATAATGCCAGTGTGGTGAACGTATTAGGTCTAACTCGTACTGTGAAAGATCAGGCTATCGGCGTGGGTCATGGTCGCTATGCTAATCTCGAAAATAGCAATGCACGCATCTGGATGACGGGTGTTGGTCAATGGGGCAACCTTGATTATGGTTACAGCAATATGGATACCGATTTCTACGCAGCGTTAGTCGGTGCAGAAATTGATGTCGCTGAGCACACCAAAGCAGGTCTGTTCTTTGGGGCGGGTTCATCTAAGTATAAAGCCCATGAGTACGGTAAAATTGACAGCAATGACCTGCATGTTGGTGCCTATGGTGTATCTAATATCAAAAATGTGGCTGCGGTTAACTATGGTGTCACTCATACAAACCAAGACAGAGATGCGAAACGCACGCTGTGGGTAGGTCAAGAGTCCGGTTATAACTCCACCAGCTATGATGCGAAAATTACTCAATTCTTCGTAGAAGGTGCCTATACCCAACTGAATAATGACCGTTATTCTGTTGAGCCTTATGCTGGATTTAACTGGCTGCATGTCACCAGCGACAATCTGCATGAGCAAGTGGGCAATATGCAATTCACCACCAAAACTGACAACCAAGATATCCAAGTCGGTACTGTTGGTTTGCGTGGCGGCTATCCATTCAGCGCGGGTAATGTAAATATCACACTGAAAGGTGACGTATCTGCGAGCCATTTATTTGGTGATACTCGTCCTGAAGCGATGCTGTTCCTGTCAGATACTGGCGAAGCCAAAATTCGTGGTGGCAAGTTAGATAACTTATTTGGCGTGGGCTTAGGGGTTGATGCTCAGCTGAATAAATCCACGACTTTCGGTGTTTCTTACCAAGGTCAATATAACAGTGACGTTAGCTCCAGTGGTGTGAATGCAACACTGAAAGTGAATTTCTAATCACACTTTGAGTCTGTAAAAATGTTGGGCTCCGTCTTTACGGAGCCCAACATTTATTATTTTCATACTGATTAGCGCAGCGCATGAATATCAGAAGGAGATAACCCAGTAATTTGACTAATAATATCGACACTCAAACCTAACTTTAAACTCATTACAGCTTGCTGTTGCAAGTTTAGTACCATTTGTTGCTGATAGTGTTGACGTTCATTCGCTAATTTTTGTTGGCTAATCATTCGTTCCTCTTCCCTTCCTTTTTCCATTCCTTCATTTCTCAATCGCTGTGCAATATTCATCACGGTCTCCTGATGCTCTTCTGTTTGCTCAACCAACGTTTTTACTATATGGGTATAAGCAGGTGTGTCCATAACGCTAAAGAGGTAATTAATAACCAAAATAACATCATCTTGATGATTTTGATTATTGTTGAGTACCTGAACTAATCGTTCCGATAATCCGAATACGTCACCCTGTAGAGATGCATGCTTTAAAACTAACTCCATCGCAGCAACTTTACGGTGATTCACAAGTTCATCGTCACTTGCCATTGTCAGATCCACTAATGGCAGTGGATTGCAATACAAACTATGGGCTAAATCAGACCACTCAAAGCAATCCGTCCATGGCTGGGAATAAGGATAAGGGGATTGATTTCCATGATAAAACAGGATGGGAACCACCTGCGGCAAAGTTTGGTGCCCCTGCTGCAAATGCTGGTTCATCGCGCAAAATGCGTAATGCATCAGCCTCCAACCCATCAGCTTATCGGGGGAAGATTGGTGCTCCACCAAGAAATAAAAATACCCCTTACCCTTGAGTGTTTGAACGGAATAGAGCATGTCCGAGAAACGAGAGCGCAATGTTTTATCCACAAATGAAGCGCTGGCTAACTTCAACGTATCAAAATTGCAAAGGTGTTTAATGCGATTAGGAAGATGGACTTCAAAAAAATCCCGCGCATTATCCACTTTGCTCATAAAGCCTTTAAAGGTTGAATCATGAGGAGCTACAATTGATTGGGTCGCCATCTCGGCCTCGTCTTGGTTCATAAGATGGCGAGATACTAACCAATATTTTCGGGAGAGTGAGAAAAAGTTAGTCCTAATTAACTAGAATCACTTGACGGACTAACTCGTTGCTTTTAATCGAATTATTTACTTATTTTAGCCATAAAAAAACACCTCAATCAGCGTATTGCACATTGAGGTGTCATTCAAAATAAACGAATTTTTTAATTTACTCTTCGGGGAAATTTGGGCCGATTAAATCAATACGATCAGTACAAATTGCATTAACGCCCCACGCTAATAATAATTTGGCGCGTTCAGGGTCATTCACCGTATACACCAGAATATATAAGCCCGCTTGCTTCAATAGCTCGACCCGAGCTTTATCCAATAAGAGATGATCTAAATGGATAGAGACACAGCCTAAACGCGTTATCAGTTCACGCCAATCCTCTCGCCACTCTTCCAATAATAAACCACGTGGCAATTCAGGTGCTGCGGCTTGAGCCGCTTCAAGGGATTCAATGGAAAATGAAGAAAGTAACGGTGCAGTTTGTCCTTGCCAAAGTTGGCGAGCCGCTAATGCCACCACGGTTCCTGTCTCAATCTCCAAGCCAGTGGTTGGCTTAATTTCAATATTCGCCATCATGCGATGTTGTTGGCAACGCTCAGCCACTTGCGATAGTAGCGGCAAATGCTCGTTGGCAAACTCTTGGCTATACCAACTTCCCGCATCAATTTTAACCAGTTGGCTCCAGTCAAAATCCCCTGCAATTCCATACCCATTACTCGTTCGCTCAAGGGTATCATCATGCAGAAGGAAAATTTGACCATCGCGAGATAACTTGGCATCAAACTCAATCATGGTGTGACCATATTTTGCCCCGACATCAATCGCTGCGAGCGTATTTTCAGGGGCTAATTTACCGCCACCACGATGGGCGACAATTTTAGGATAAGGCCAAAGATTCATAAACGATGTCCATATTGAGTATCAAAAAAATGCTGATGGGCTTCAGGAAGATGAAGCCATAACGTGGAGCCAATCTGAGGGCGATGCTCATGCCCTAAGCGTACAATGACTTTCTGCCCAGCCCACTGGCCATGCACGAGATTATCAGCACC is part of the Providencia zhijiangensis genome and harbors:
- the ugpQ gene encoding glycerophosphodiester phosphodiesterase, which gives rise to MNLWPYPKIVAHRGGGKLAPENTLAAIDVGAKYGHTMIEFDAKLSRDGQIFLLHDDTLERTSNGYGIAGDFDWSQLVKIDAGSWYSQEFANEHLPLLSQVAERCQQHRMMANIEIKPTTGLEIETGTVVALAARQLWQGQTAPLLSSFSIESLEAAQAAAPELPRGLLLEEWREDWRELITRLGCVSIHLDHLLLDKARVELLKQAGLYILVYTVNDPERAKLLLAWGVNAICTDRIDLIGPNFPEE
- a CDS encoding Rpn family recombination-promoting nuclease/putative transposase → MATQSIVAPHDSTFKGFMSKVDNARDFFEVHLPNRIKHLCNFDTLKLASASFVDKTLRSRFSDMLYSVQTLKGKGYFYFLVEHQSSPDKLMGWRLMHYAFCAMNQHLQQGHQTLPQVVPILFYHGNQSPYPYSQPWTDCFEWSDLAHSLYCNPLPLVDLTMASDDELVNHRKVAAMELVLKHASLQGDVFGLSERLVQVLNNNQNHQDDVILVINYLFSVMDTPAYTHIVKTLVEQTEEHQETVMNIAQRLRNEGMEKGREEERMISQQKLANERQHYQQQMVLNLQQQAVMSLKLGLSVDIISQITGLSPSDIHALR